Sequence from the Helianthus annuus cultivar XRQ/B chromosome 13, HanXRQr2.0-SUNRISE, whole genome shotgun sequence genome:
ACAACCGACTTCAAGCCACCCTCGGATATGTCTAGGGCACAATTTCGGTCCTCGAGGCTCACATGAACCCTTTGAAAAAAAAGATGTGGTGATCGTGATGAACGCAACGAAGAAGTTTTCAGTGAAAGCACTTGAGTGGGTACTCAAGAATATCGAACTGGATACTTGCTGCACTATTACACTTTTCGGGGTCAAGCCATGGTTAAGTTTTGTGTGTAAGTATATCGTAAAACTCAACTTTTACAACTGTGTTATGGTAATAAAATAACAAAGATTATGTGACAAATTGGTGGTGATTGCAGCTTCTTGCAAAACTGAGACAGACATATGGACAATGAACATAAAAAACTTAATGAGTATGAGAGACACCGATGAATGGAGGAATGATAGTCGGTGTCAAAAGGCTCAAGAACTAGTTGATCTTTGCTTGAAATACAAGGTAATGTTACCTATGCTTTCTTGATTTGATCATTGCTAAAGCTAGAAGCTTTAAAGTTTAAAGAACATTGAAGTCTTTGACAGTTGGCTTAAAATGAAATAATCTACACAGGTCACACCACGGATACAGACCGGGCAAGGGTTCCCAAAACGGTTACTTGTTCTAGAAAAAATCGCAAGCGCCTATGCAACATGGGTCGTTTTTGACAGGTACAAAGATCcatttttgataaaaaaaattgatatatCTAATAATGGTTGAGAACACTTTCACAGATATAATAACAAAAAACACATTGAATATGTTGCAAAAAAAGTTCCTTGCAACCTTCTTGTGATGAAACGTAACGGGGAGGCCGAAATGATCAAAGGTCGTACAACAACTTATGAAAGTATTGATGAAAGCCCGACAACGTCATCTTCAACCATACCGCCCATACCCACACCCAAGCTGATGCTTTCCGATGAATACAAGAGGAAGCTCAGGATCACGAGTCCGTAAGCGATGTGTTATTATATTATTATGATCTTACTATGAGGGCCAAATTTGGTTCACAAATTTCACAAGAACAATGAAGGAGAAGCTATCACATATCAATAAAAGTTTCTTAAGTTGTGACAAATTGTGGGCATTGTTGTCTATATATTCTAAGTTGTTAAGAGTGTAAGTGTGTAACCAATAAGATGTTTATTTACAACAAGAGCATATTTACGCGGATGAAAAGGAAGCATCACTCTTATTCAAATAAAATCAAAGTCCATGAGTAGCTCAAAAGCTGAATTACATACTTCCCATAAGATCATAAAAGAAACAAAACCTGAATTAAATGCCAAACATTGTGA
This genomic interval carries:
- the LOC118485977 gene encoding uncharacterized protein LOC118485977, with the protein product MQFQSHIRRQRGHHHHHRRHRQQPTSSHPRICLGHNFGPRGSHEPFEKKDVVIVMNATKKFSVKALEWVLKNIELDTCCTITLFGVKPWLSFVSSCKTETDIWTMNIKNLMSMRDTDEWRNDSRCQKAQELVDLCLKYKVTPRIQTGQGFPKRLLVLEKIASAYATWVVFDRYNNKKHIEYVAKKVPCNLLVMKRNGEAEMIKGRTTTYESIDESPTTSSSTIPPIPTPKLMLSDEYKRKLRITSP